One segment of Ureibacillus thermophilus DNA contains the following:
- a CDS encoding YbaB/EbfC family nucleoid-associated protein has product MRGMGNMQSMMKKVQKMQKEMLQAQEELNAKQFEGTAGGGMVKVTVSGERKVLDVSIDPSVVDPEDVDMLQDLIIVATNEALKKVEEETAATMGKFTQGFNLPF; this is encoded by the coding sequence ATGCGTGGAATGGGTAATATGCAAAGCATGATGAAAAAAGTGCAAAAAATGCAAAAAGAAATGCTTCAGGCACAGGAAGAATTAAATGCAAAACAATTTGAAGGAACTGCTGGCGGCGGTATGGTGAAAGTGACAGTAAGCGGTGAACGTAAAGTGCTTGATGTAAGCATCGATCCTTCTGTAGTGGATCCAGAAGATGTAGATATGCTTCAAGATTTAATTATTGTTGCAACTAATGAGGCATTGAAGAAAGTGGAAGAAGAAACAGCTGCAACAATGGGCAAATTCACTCAAGGTTTCAACCTTCCGTTCTAG
- the dnaX gene encoding DNA polymerase III subunit gamma/tau encodes MTYQAFYRVYRPQSFREMSGQTHVKRTLQNALLANKTTHAYLFSGPRGTGKTSTAKIFAKALNCEKAPTNEPCNECPTCRSITEGSHPDVIEFDAASNSRVEEIRDIIEKVRFAPASARYKVYIIDEVHMLSTSAFNALLKTLEEPPAHAVFILATTEPHKLPATIISRCQRFDFKRLSSSDIVERMKVVLEDIQLPYEEQALKVIAQAASGGMRDALSLLDQVVSFSGEKLTLENALLVSGSISQDVFYDLAAAIQEKNIAHILSLLDELIAEGKDPLRLSEDLITFFRDLLLLQTSEDLEELLELVTPEEKFVELSRGVSADTLYGYIDILSKTQQDMRYSHHTKVYLETALLKMAQLSNVGAVNVTQADPALNDKVAQLEKIVFQLKEQMENGQAISAVNQPAREENRQRIKITNGFKAPEGRIKEVLKAATKKDIIQVKNAWLPALNQLQKSQSALFAEAEPVAASSSAFVIKFKYDIHCQMVADNRDLTTALSQMLFQQTGNMYEILCIPESQWTVLRENFIRENGLNLKKAQNTENRVQESVPEAPYIDDVKEMESEDPIVKEAEKMFGKDFVEVVDD; translated from the coding sequence TTGACGTATCAAGCATTTTATCGTGTATATAGACCGCAGAGTTTCCGTGAAATGTCTGGTCAAACTCACGTGAAAAGAACGCTGCAAAATGCTCTCCTAGCAAATAAAACAACCCATGCGTATTTGTTTTCCGGTCCTCGAGGCACAGGGAAAACGAGTACGGCCAAAATTTTTGCTAAAGCATTAAATTGTGAAAAAGCGCCAACTAATGAACCTTGCAATGAATGTCCTACTTGTCGAAGCATTACGGAAGGTTCGCACCCGGATGTCATTGAATTCGACGCCGCCTCCAATTCCCGCGTTGAAGAAATCCGCGACATTATTGAGAAAGTTAGATTTGCTCCTGCAAGCGCCCGATATAAAGTGTATATTATCGATGAAGTGCACATGCTTTCCACAAGCGCTTTTAATGCATTGTTAAAAACATTGGAAGAACCGCCAGCCCATGCAGTATTTATTTTAGCAACCACTGAGCCGCATAAATTGCCAGCAACCATCATTTCCCGCTGTCAACGATTTGATTTTAAACGCCTTTCATCAAGCGATATTGTGGAACGGATGAAAGTCGTATTAGAGGATATCCAATTACCTTACGAGGAACAGGCGTTAAAAGTAATTGCGCAAGCGGCAAGCGGCGGTATGCGGGATGCTTTAAGTTTATTGGACCAAGTTGTTTCATTCAGCGGGGAAAAATTGACCCTTGAAAATGCATTGCTCGTAAGCGGTTCGATCAGCCAAGATGTTTTTTATGATTTAGCAGCGGCCATTCAAGAAAAGAACATTGCACACATCCTGTCTTTATTGGATGAATTAATTGCAGAAGGGAAAGATCCTCTCCGCTTGTCGGAAGATTTGATTACCTTTTTCCGGGATTTATTATTGCTTCAAACGAGCGAAGATTTAGAGGAATTGCTTGAGCTTGTTACGCCGGAAGAAAAATTTGTGGAGTTGTCCCGCGGGGTTTCCGCCGATACATTGTACGGTTACATTGACATCCTTTCAAAAACCCAACAAGATATGAGATATTCCCACCATACGAAGGTATACTTGGAAACTGCTTTATTAAAAATGGCTCAACTATCAAATGTTGGCGCCGTCAATGTAACCCAAGCAGACCCTGCTTTGAACGATAAAGTTGCCCAATTGGAGAAAATAGTCTTTCAATTGAAAGAACAAATGGAAAACGGACAGGCAATTTCCGCTGTCAACCAGCCTGCCAGAGAAGAGAATCGCCAAAGAATAAAAATCACGAATGGATTTAAAGCACCAGAGGGCAGAATAAAAGAGGTATTAAAAGCAGCTACGAAAAAGGATATTATTCAAGTGAAAAATGCTTGGCTGCCGGCTTTGAATCAGCTTCAAAAATCCCAATCCGCCCTTTTTGCGGAAGCTGAACCGGTTGCAGCATCTTCTAGTGCATTTGTGATAAAATTCAAGTATGATATACATTGTCAAATGGTTGCTGATAACAGAGATCTTACTACTGCATTATCACAAATGCTTTTCCAACAAACAGGAAATATGTATGAAATTTTATGTATTCCTGAAAGCCAGTGGACTGTTTTAAGGGAAAACTTTATTCGCGAGAACGGTTTAAACCTTAAAAAAGCCCAAAATACTGAGAACAGGGTTCAGGAAAGTGTTCCAGAAGCACCATATATTGACGATGTGAAAGAAATGGAATCAGAAGATCCAATTGTAAAAGAAGCGGAAAAAATGTTTGGAAAAGATTTTGTTGAGGTAGTGGATGATTGA
- a CDS encoding VWA domain-containing protein has protein sequence MGLRMDDPIFLLLLIPLLGYLIWTWLRHRSMLKKGHKIVFIIRIMAVTLLVFAIASPYLLLPVKEEQVLFLIDRSASTAGTEKEVLNFIEESLKAKKSTHSVGVYSFASNFQTEAILSNTLEHAPTLSEMREVDATNIEQALQLASGIVDKDKVSRIVLLSDGVETSGEALESATRMAGSKISVDVVPIKRDVVHDVAIRSFTTPQVAYQGEEQQLVVEMESPIDTDGELWLYENDQLIFREKIQLDEGRNVFAYPHKGSKEGLVKYEAFIQTDNDAILENNKLTSVTNVQSTPRLLIVSQEGNSPIAKMLNPSSIPFDEVAAEELPSSLSYILKYNAIIFDNVPGHLVGEGRMSVIEQAVKNFGVGFMMVGGEDSFGLGGYFKTPIERLLPVEMEVQGKHQLPSLGLILVIDRSGSMSGAKIELAKEAAVRSVELLREGDTFGLIAFDTEPWELVETSPIQNKDEVMNTILSIPPGGGTSIYPSLALAYQNLSPLNLQRKHIILLTDGQSATSGDYESLMESGKEKFITLSTVAIGMDADRRLLEHLSELAGGRYYDVSDETTIPSILSRETAMISRTYIENHPFYPTVYRAEGWNHLFEEGVPKMNAYIGTTAKAAARVIAESEKEDPVLAEWQYGLGRTIAFTSDSTGAWSGDWARWNHWLDFWYTAISRLLPNYNDIAYDIRMDGDGSFIITDPTNQAAFMDVAVVDEQGNELEVQLETLSASKVRAVVDAKPGLVFFRISKGEDVYQAGFTIPYSEEYDLQPANEELLKEIAERTGGKVIEEPQEVFRAFKEQGATRQNISSLLLLISLLIFFIDITIRRFGWTFLMNVGKPKKIAVDHEIIEEETNVAQILKGMKKK, from the coding sequence ATGGGTTTGCGAATGGATGATCCAATATTTCTGCTTTTGCTCATACCACTCTTAGGGTATTTGATTTGGACGTGGTTGCGCCATCGTTCCATGCTCAAAAAAGGGCATAAAATCGTGTTCATTATTCGAATTATGGCAGTAACGCTGCTCGTTTTTGCCATCGCCTCCCCTTACCTTTTGTTGCCTGTTAAAGAAGAGCAAGTACTATTTCTGATTGACCGTTCCGCTTCTACGGCCGGAACGGAAAAGGAAGTGTTGAATTTCATAGAAGAAAGTTTGAAAGCTAAGAAATCAACCCATTCGGTAGGAGTTTATTCCTTTGCTTCTAACTTTCAAACGGAAGCGATTTTATCGAATACATTGGAGCATGCGCCGACTTTAAGTGAAATGAGAGAAGTCGACGCAACGAACATCGAGCAGGCTTTACAATTGGCATCAGGCATTGTTGACAAAGATAAAGTTTCCCGTATTGTCCTTCTATCGGATGGGGTAGAGACAAGTGGGGAAGCGTTGGAAAGTGCTACGAGAATGGCCGGTTCAAAAATATCGGTGGATGTTGTTCCAATCAAAAGAGATGTAGTTCACGATGTGGCTATTCGCAGTTTTACAACGCCGCAAGTAGCGTATCAAGGGGAAGAACAGCAATTAGTGGTGGAAATGGAATCACCGATTGATACAGATGGAGAGTTATGGCTGTATGAAAATGATCAGCTTATTTTCCGGGAAAAGATTCAATTGGATGAAGGAAGAAATGTATTTGCTTATCCCCATAAAGGAAGCAAAGAAGGTTTAGTGAAATATGAAGCGTTTATTCAAACCGATAATGATGCCATTTTAGAAAACAATAAATTGACGAGTGTAACAAATGTTCAAAGCACCCCAAGGCTCTTGATTGTGAGCCAGGAAGGAAATTCACCCATTGCCAAAATGTTAAATCCTTCTTCTATTCCTTTTGATGAAGTAGCTGCGGAAGAATTGCCAAGTTCTTTGTCTTACATTTTGAAATATAACGCCATCATTTTTGACAATGTACCCGGCCATCTTGTCGGGGAAGGGAGAATGAGCGTCATCGAGCAGGCGGTGAAAAATTTTGGCGTTGGCTTTATGATGGTTGGCGGTGAAGATAGCTTTGGATTGGGCGGTTATTTTAAAACGCCGATTGAACGGCTGCTTCCAGTGGAAATGGAAGTGCAGGGGAAACATCAGTTGCCATCTTTAGGGCTTATCCTTGTTATTGACCGTTCCGGAAGTATGTCGGGGGCGAAAATAGAATTAGCGAAGGAAGCGGCGGTGCGTTCCGTCGAATTGCTCCGGGAGGGAGACACTTTTGGGCTGATTGCATTTGACACTGAGCCTTGGGAGCTTGTTGAAACAAGCCCTATTCAAAATAAAGATGAGGTAATGAATACGATCTTATCCATACCGCCGGGCGGGGGTACCAGCATTTATCCTTCACTAGCATTGGCGTATCAAAATTTATCTCCTTTAAACTTACAGCGGAAACATATTATTTTATTAACCGATGGACAGTCAGCTACTTCTGGAGATTATGAAAGTTTAATGGAAAGCGGAAAAGAAAAGTTCATCACCTTATCAACGGTTGCCATTGGAATGGATGCAGATAGGAGATTGCTAGAACATTTAAGTGAGCTTGCCGGCGGAAGATATTACGATGTTTCGGATGAAACGACCATTCCATCGATTTTATCCCGGGAGACGGCGATGATTTCACGGACCTATATTGAAAACCATCCTTTTTATCCAACAGTCTACCGAGCGGAAGGATGGAATCATTTATTTGAAGAGGGCGTTCCGAAAATGAATGCCTATATCGGTACAACGGCAAAAGCAGCGGCTCGTGTTATTGCAGAAAGTGAAAAGGAAGACCCGGTACTTGCAGAATGGCAATATGGGTTGGGGCGGACCATTGCCTTTACTTCTGATTCAACAGGGGCTTGGTCAGGAGATTGGGCTCGTTGGAATCATTGGCTTGATTTTTGGTATACAGCAATTTCCAGATTATTACCGAATTATAATGATATAGCTTACGACATTCGCATGGATGGGGACGGCTCTTTCATTATTACCGACCCAACAAATCAGGCTGCTTTCATGGATGTAGCCGTTGTAGATGAGCAAGGAAATGAGCTGGAAGTCCAATTAGAAACCCTTTCAGCCAGCAAAGTGCGGGCAGTAGTTGATGCAAAACCTGGCTTAGTGTTTTTTAGAATTTCAAAAGGTGAAGATGTGTATCAAGCGGGATTCACCATTCCGTATAGCGAAGAATATGACTTGCAGCCGGCAAACGAAGAATTGCTTAAGGAAATTGCTGAAAGAACAGGCGGAAAAGTGATTGAGGAGCCGCAAGAAGTGTTTCGGGCTTTTAAAGAACAAGGAGCAACCCGCCAAAACATCTCAAGTTTATTATTGTTAATCAGCTTATTAATTTTCTTTATTGATATAACCATCCGAAGATTTGGCTGGACTTTCCTCATGAATGTAGGAAAGCCGAAAAAAATTGCGGTGGACCATGAAATAATAGAAGAAGAAACGAATGTAGCCCAAATTTTAAAAGGAATGAAGAAAAAGTAG
- a CDS encoding vWA domain-containing protein, producing the protein MGFSQWMFLWTIVFPIIVLLYYFFRKKYKEQEVASTLFWEQVMQETNVSPYLKHLQRNALFYLQMLALLLFVLALMNPYIKTEEITSEQVIWIVDTSATMLAGKEQSTFEKHREEMRSLVKTIGDRPLTIITTGSEPKAIVRQETNVQQIEKAIEGLTVTYEDEQLTKALEMANAFVGDTPTTIYLFTDALSRSDLPIENDHVKWIVKGAEQGLENVSITRLAATNAKDGTISLLQIKNETKENQTVRLSFFDEEGKELLKKTITLQAEEEWTNTFEGLPKSDVLIAAIKAKDDYEADNSLMSFVGNDPYEIAVGQNMHKLVQVGFQSLGLDVKSVPDEQLKSLKETIVVTNQTELLERNEPILLIGRDDEVEMEVNGKVEVSQDELFAFSSLEDVYVSAVYPPFENFETIAKVDEHPFIQRSPKGDIVILTDIEFTDWPLNPSFPLFLWSVQNEMMEGKSSLGIFTPNEQRAVSLVPGDWSIYTADGKYVSSFAKSQEFRAPTTPGYYIARSEHEEKPLIVQLPQKERTIQEGTSFELGNAVSGQVEVRNESLAKWIALMILILLVIEWEVQRRYGFANG; encoded by the coding sequence TTGGGATTTAGTCAATGGATGTTTCTATGGACCATCGTTTTTCCTATTATTGTTCTACTTTATTATTTCTTCCGAAAGAAATATAAAGAACAAGAAGTTGCTTCTACTCTTTTTTGGGAACAAGTGATGCAGGAAACGAATGTGTCACCTTACTTAAAACATTTGCAAAGAAATGCTTTATTTTATTTACAAATGCTGGCGCTGCTTCTTTTTGTTCTTGCATTAATGAATCCATATATTAAAACAGAGGAAATCACTAGTGAGCAAGTCATATGGATTGTGGATACGTCTGCCACCATGCTTGCGGGAAAAGAACAATCAACGTTTGAAAAACACAGGGAAGAGATGCGTTCTTTAGTTAAGACAATCGGTGATAGGCCTTTAACAATCATCACAACGGGAAGTGAACCAAAGGCCATTGTTCGGCAAGAAACGAATGTTCAGCAAATCGAAAAGGCGATTGAAGGACTAACGGTCACTTATGAAGACGAACAGCTGACGAAAGCGTTGGAAATGGCCAATGCCTTTGTCGGGGATACACCAACAACGATTTATTTATTTACCGATGCTCTTTCCCGTTCGGATTTGCCCATTGAAAACGACCATGTGAAATGGATTGTAAAGGGAGCAGAGCAAGGTTTAGAAAATGTATCCATCACAAGGCTTGCTGCAACCAATGCGAAGGATGGAACAATCTCTTTATTGCAAATAAAAAATGAAACGAAAGAAAATCAAACGGTAAGGCTTTCATTTTTTGATGAAGAAGGCAAGGAGCTGCTGAAAAAAACGATAACGTTGCAGGCGGAAGAAGAATGGACCAACACCTTTGAAGGACTTCCAAAAAGTGATGTGCTTATAGCTGCGATCAAAGCAAAGGATGATTACGAAGCGGATAATTCGCTCATGTCCTTTGTTGGAAATGATCCATATGAAATTGCAGTAGGTCAAAATATGCATAAGTTAGTGCAAGTGGGCTTTCAATCGTTAGGGCTGGATGTAAAAAGCGTTCCAGATGAACAATTGAAATCTTTAAAAGAAACCATTGTGGTGACCAATCAAACAGAACTTTTGGAGCGGAATGAACCCATTTTATTAATCGGTCGGGATGATGAGGTGGAAATGGAGGTCAACGGGAAGGTCGAAGTGTCGCAAGATGAGTTGTTCGCCTTCAGTTCATTGGAAGATGTGTATGTCAGTGCTGTGTATCCGCCTTTTGAAAACTTTGAAACGATTGCGAAAGTAGATGAGCATCCGTTCATTCAGCGGTCTCCAAAAGGCGATATTGTGATTTTAACAGACATTGAGTTTACAGATTGGCCTCTGAATCCATCCTTTCCATTATTTTTATGGAGCGTTCAAAATGAGATGATGGAAGGGAAAAGTTCATTAGGCATCTTCACGCCAAATGAGCAGCGGGCCGTTTCGCTCGTTCCAGGAGACTGGTCGATTTATACGGCAGATGGAAAATACGTATCTTCCTTTGCAAAGTCACAGGAGTTTCGGGCGCCGACAACACCGGGGTACTATATTGCCCGCTCTGAACATGAAGAGAAGCCATTGATTGTTCAACTGCCACAGAAGGAACGAACAATTCAAGAGGGGACGAGTTTTGAGCTGGGAAATGCCGTGAGCGGTCAGGTTGAAGTAAGGAATGAATCTTTGGCGAAATGGATTGCGCTTATGATTTTAATCTTGCTTGTTATAGAGTGGGAGGTGCAAAGAAGATATGGGTTTGCGAATGGATGA
- a CDS encoding DUF58 domain-containing protein, translating to MNPFILPDELISKIGRLSVATSSKLRGHHKGSHRSFRFGSSLDFSDYREYAQGDDVRQVDWNVYARTEKYYIKRFLDEQEMRVHILLDSSRSMGEEKKWLFARQIACALGFMVLNRDDRLSFSTIEKDSFFRRKGAAYRKVFLQKVTELEETSYKGSFAKNALMAMPKDCTVLFVVTDGLEPLEEWEQFFCKLPRFSGDVRCIQIATKEEINPTYMGDVRLIDVETDEQLNVSISNKVLEEYKREREEHEKAFRAICQRFGIKTLQLVAEDGIQQAIFHQLLTNRWVQ from the coding sequence ATGAATCCTTTTATTTTGCCGGATGAGTTGATTTCTAAAATCGGGCGCTTATCGGTGGCTACATCTTCTAAATTAAGGGGGCATCATAAAGGCTCCCACCGCTCTTTCCGCTTTGGCTCTTCCCTTGATTTTTCCGATTATCGGGAATATGCCCAAGGGGATGATGTGCGGCAAGTGGACTGGAATGTCTATGCTAGAACGGAGAAGTATTATATTAAGCGTTTTTTAGATGAACAGGAAATGAGAGTCCATATTTTGCTTGATTCTTCCCGCTCGATGGGGGAGGAGAAAAAGTGGCTGTTTGCAAGGCAGATTGCTTGTGCTTTAGGTTTTATGGTTTTAAACAGAGACGACCGGCTTTCCTTTTCTACAATAGAAAAAGATTCGTTTTTTAGAAGGAAAGGGGCCGCTTATCGAAAAGTTTTCTTGCAAAAGGTGACGGAATTAGAAGAGACGTCTTATAAAGGGAGCTTTGCCAAAAACGCTTTAATGGCGATGCCAAAAGATTGCACTGTTCTTTTTGTCGTGACAGACGGTTTAGAACCTTTGGAAGAATGGGAGCAATTTTTCTGCAAGCTTCCGCGGTTTTCAGGGGATGTCCGCTGCATTCAAATTGCGACGAAAGAAGAAATAAATCCAACTTATATGGGAGATGTCCGGCTCATTGATGTAGAAACAGATGAACAACTCAATGTTTCCATATCCAATAAAGTGCTGGAGGAGTATAAAAGGGAACGGGAGGAGCATGAAAAGGCCTTCCGTGCGATTTGCCAACGTTTTGGCATTAAAACCCTTCAACTTGTCGCGGAAGATGGAATACAGCAGGCCATTTTTCATCAGCTATTAACGAATCGGTGGGTACAGTGA
- a CDS encoding AAA family ATPase yields the protein MSEQLQRVREEIGKLIVGQEEAVEYTLFSILADGHALLEGLPGMGKTMLIRTISQVLDLSFSRIQFTPDLMPADITGTNIIQRTDKGNHQFEFQPGPIFSQMVLADEINRATPKTQSALLEAMGEKTVTVLGDTKPMAKPFFVLATQNPIEMEGTYPLPEAQMDRFLCKILVPYPSKEELIEIVRRTTGSQDVQLEKVMEAESIILAQQMVKEVLVADEMLEYAADLVVATHPKEDNALSIVKQYVMYGSGPRGFQSIIKLAKARAVYHGRFHVAIADIKSVAKPALRHRILLNYEGEAAGKTTDDLIDEILHHLPQGASS from the coding sequence ATGTCGGAACAATTGCAGCGGGTGAGGGAAGAAATCGGCAAACTAATTGTTGGTCAGGAGGAGGCGGTTGAATATACATTGTTTTCTATATTAGCTGATGGGCATGCATTATTGGAAGGTTTGCCTGGCATGGGGAAGACGATGCTGATTCGGACCATTTCACAGGTTTTAGACTTATCCTTCTCCCGCATTCAATTTACGCCTGATTTAATGCCTGCAGATATTACAGGAACCAATATCATTCAGCGGACGGATAAAGGCAATCATCAATTTGAGTTTCAGCCAGGGCCGATTTTCAGCCAAATGGTGTTGGCTGATGAAATCAACCGGGCAACGCCGAAAACGCAAAGCGCCTTATTGGAAGCGATGGGGGAAAAGACGGTGACGGTTTTGGGAGATACGAAACCTATGGCAAAACCGTTTTTCGTATTGGCGACACAAAACCCCATTGAAATGGAAGGAACTTATCCTTTGCCAGAGGCGCAAATGGATCGTTTTTTATGCAAAATTTTAGTGCCGTATCCAAGCAAAGAAGAGTTGATCGAAATTGTTAGACGTACAACCGGTTCACAAGATGTACAGCTGGAAAAAGTGATGGAAGCTGAGAGTATTATTTTAGCGCAGCAAATGGTCAAGGAAGTGCTGGTAGCCGATGAAATGTTGGAATATGCCGCCGATTTAGTGGTTGCGACGCATCCGAAAGAAGACAATGCCCTTTCCATTGTGAAGCAATATGTTATGTACGGAAGCGGGCCTAGGGGATTCCAAAGCATTATTAAACTGGCAAAAGCGCGGGCAGTTTATCACGGAAGATTCCATGTTGCCATTGCGGATATAAAATCTGTCGCCAAACCGGCATTGCGCCATCGAATTCTTTTGAACTATGAAGGGGAAGCAGCAGGAAAAACTACAGACGACCTAATCGATGAAATTTTACATCATCTTCCTCAAGGAGCATCTTCATGA
- a CDS encoding ABC transporter permease: MKGFIFNPVLMKELKLRFRAFKSFSGLMFYLAVLIIFVSGFLLVFTNFSVSGFFKPSQSFLMFAVLSVLQMALVMFITPGLTAGSISTEREKQTLNILLTTTQTSSQIIIGKLLSSVAFLILMLMAGLPLYSMVFLFGGVSPWQFMTMFFFYFVTLIAIGSIGIMFSTLTKRTIVSMIATYGSMIFLGGITLFFFFIGFYLDEIMTVQQNTQNLNSFSPFTYFWACINPGVLIFTLLYPELRNTLQLAVGIEFPNWIVYLIFYVLITVVCLTIAIRKLRANMKTNR; this comes from the coding sequence ATGAAAGGATTCATTTTTAATCCCGTATTGATGAAAGAATTAAAATTGCGTTTCCGCGCCTTTAAAAGCTTTTCCGGCTTGATGTTTTACTTGGCGGTGCTCATCATCTTTGTTTCCGGCTTCTTGCTTGTATTTACTAATTTTTCGGTTTCCGGCTTTTTTAAACCAAGTCAAAGTTTCCTAATGTTTGCGGTGCTTTCCGTTTTGCAAATGGCGCTTGTCATGTTTATTACGCCGGGGCTTACTGCCGGGTCCATCAGCACAGAGCGGGAAAAGCAAACACTGAATATTTTGCTGACGACGACCCAAACCTCTTCCCAAATTATTATCGGGAAATTATTGTCATCGGTTGCGTTTCTCATTTTAATGCTCATGGCGGGGCTGCCGCTGTATAGTATGGTGTTTTTATTTGGCGGCGTATCCCCATGGCAGTTTATGACGATGTTTTTCTTTTATTTCGTGACATTGATTGCTATTGGCAGCATTGGAATCATGTTTTCGACCCTGACGAAAAGAACGATTGTTTCCATGATTGCCACTTATGGGTCCATGATCTTTTTGGGTGGTATTACCTTGTTCTTCTTTTTCATTGGCTTTTATTTAGATGAAATAATGACAGTACAGCAAAATACTCAAAATTTAAATTCTTTTTCACCATTCACTTATTTTTGGGCATGCATTAATCCGGGTGTTTTGATTTTTACGTTGCTTTATCCAGAATTAAGGAATACATTGCAATTAGCAGTTGGCATTGAATTTCCAAATTGGATTGTCTATTTAATCTTCTATGTGCTGATAACCGTTGTTTGTTTAACCATTGCGATCCGTAAATTGCGGGCAAATATGAAAACGAATCGTTAA
- a CDS encoding ABC transporter ATP-binding protein encodes MIEIKNLTKMFGHFKALDELNMTVEEGVVFGFVGANGAGKTTAFSILATLLSPTSGDAFIYGKSVVKEPQEVRKLIGYMPDFFGVYDQLKTDEYLDFYGACYGLSEKERKVLIPQLLELVNLSDKRYEYVDLLSRGMKQRLCLARSLIHDPKVLILDEPASGLDPRARVEMREIIRQLKQMGKTILISSHILPELAEMCDEIGVIDKGRLIAQGSVETIQSQLQGDKQITVKVLNEIEKTVKFLEEDPFVSSIEVSEGKEEITFVYKGSAEDQMKLLHKAILAGLSIYAFMEEQKDLEDVYMAITKGADSK; translated from the coding sequence ATGATTGAAATTAAAAATCTCACAAAAATGTTTGGCCATTTTAAAGCCCTTGATGAGTTGAATATGACCGTTGAAGAAGGTGTTGTGTTTGGGTTTGTCGGTGCCAATGGTGCTGGGAAAACGACGGCCTTTTCCATTCTTGCCACCCTTCTTTCTCCAACATCAGGGGATGCGTTTATTTATGGAAAAAGTGTTGTGAAAGAACCGCAGGAAGTAAGAAAGTTAATTGGCTATATGCCAGACTTTTTCGGCGTGTATGACCAGTTAAAAACCGATGAGTATCTAGATTTTTACGGCGCTTGCTACGGGCTTTCAGAAAAGGAAAGGAAAGTACTTATTCCACAGCTGTTGGAACTCGTCAATTTATCAGATAAGCGCTACGAATATGTAGATTTATTGTCTCGAGGCATGAAGCAACGGTTATGTTTGGCGCGTTCGCTCATCCATGACCCAAAAGTGTTGATTCTGGATGAGCCGGCTTCTGGTTTGGATCCTCGGGCAAGGGTCGAAATGCGGGAAATCATCAGGCAGCTGAAACAAATGGGCAAAACCATTTTAATTTCATCTCATATTTTGCCGGAGTTAGCGGAGATGTGTGATGAAATAGGCGTGATTGATAAAGGCCGGTTAATTGCCCAAGGCAGTGTTGAAACAATTCAATCCCAATTGCAGGGAGATAAGCAAATTACCGTGAAAGTATTGAATGAAATAGAAAAGACCGTGAAGTTCTTAGAAGAAGATCCGTTTGTTTCATCCATTGAAGTGTCGGAAGGAAAAGAGGAAATCACCTTTGTTTATAAAGGTTCAGCAGAAGACCAGATGAAATTGTTGCATAAAGCCATCTTAGCAGGTCTTTCCATTTATGCATTCATGGAAGAACAAAAGGATTTGGAAGATGTGTATATGGCCATTACGAAGGGAGCGGATTCAAAATGA